The bacterium nucleotide sequence CCGAACCCGCCAACTCGCCCCGTCCCCGACTTGACAACCGTAGGAGCATCCTTGGATATGGCATGAGACCGCTCCTTCCGGGTCAGCACACCACCAACTCAAGTATCCCCTCCCACTCCGGAAAACTGGGGTATCCCCTCCGCGCTTGTCATCTACCTAGATGGGTAAACCCTCCGAGAAGACCATCCTCATCTCCTAAGTGATCATGGGATCGCGTGGGTGTAGGCTGTCGTATGACGAGAGGGTTGATGGTTCGGACTCGCAGTTATGTTGGTGAGCTTGTCCCGCCGATACAGGCCTTGGAGTTCTATCTGCAAAGGGGCGGGACCACGATCCTGAAGGCGGCTTTCAACTATTCGTTCTTCGTGGATCCCACCCGAGTGAGACAGCGGACTCCCTATTTCCCGGACCGGGCTCGGTTCAGCCGAAAGTTCTACCGGGGCAAAGGTCGTGGCGATGAGGCTACCTGGGAGGGGCGGACCGTCATCCTTGGTGACAACGCCTACGCTCAGCAGGCCTGGCAGAGGTACAGCGGCCGGAGTATCTACCGTGGCTCTGGGTACAGCGTTCGCCACATCTGGGGTCATCCATGGAACCCCGACGCATTCACAGCCGGGTGGAACCTCTGCTACATGCCGTTCTGGGCAGGCATGTTGACAGAGAGACAGCACCCTCATCCAGAGCTGCAACAGGCCGTACGCCAAGCTTCTTGGGACTTGTTCTTCCGGAACGATCCTGTATGCGAACCTCCGGAGTTCGTGTCAGACCCCGGAGTTGAACTGGATTCTCTCCTAGGGGATCAGCCGCTACTCCTTCTCACAGACGAAACCGACACCAGACCCTCCACCCGTAGACCCTCGCCGGACTCTCCTACACAAGATGTCTGGGACGGGGTGAAGCGCATCAGGACTCACACACATCAGAGTTGGTCGAACATCTGCAAAGCTGTCCTAGCGCTCCAAGAAAAACCACATCCACAGTTCGGGACTCCGAACGTGGAAGCCAGTTCCAAGAGCACCGTCCGACGCATTCAACGCGAGACAGGTCTCAGCTTGGCACAGCTCGAAGCGCTCCTGAAGAAGCAGGCCGTCTGGAAGTGAGCCAGATCAGGATCCGGCCACTCCTCATTTCCTTGCGGGCGATCCGCCTCATCCACCACGGTCTTGTGGAAAGCGAGACCAGTGACATGAGGACCGAGACAGGGCATCCGGCAAATAGGCACGCCGCAGATGGCTGACAGCGGCCTAGTCACCGTCATGGTGTGGCTGTTCATCATAGGCTTCGTAATCTATGCGATAGGCGGGCTGGCTGCCATCATCGGCGGGTGGGCATCTGCAATGAGAGCACTTAGCAAGGATCAACCAAGAAAGGCGAGGACACCTGACCGTCCGAGAACTCACAACAACCCAACTGGCCCGGGAACGCCCGCTCCGCAGCGTCAGGACGACCCCAATCTCCCTCAGACTGCCCCCTCGCTGCCATCCGACTCTCCTACGCTGGATGCCTGGGAGGGAGTAAAGCGGATCAGGACCCGCGCACATCAGAGTTGGTCGAACATCTGCAAAGCTGTCCTAGCGCTCCAAGAAAAACCACATCCACAGTTCGGGACTCCGAACGTGGAAGCCAGTTCCAAGAGCACCGTCCGACGTATCCTGCGCGAGACAGGCCTCAGCCTGGCACAGCTCGAATGGCTCCTGAAGAAACAGGCCGTCTGGAAGTGAGCCGACCCCCGATTGCCTCCCGCCCGACACTCGCAACGTGCCCACCTATCGCACAACCAGCCAAACCCCCGAGACTGCCACGAACCAACTCGACTGGGCGTTCGCGTCACGCCGCTTCCACCGTAACGTCAAAGTGCCCGTCCTCAACGAAGTCGACGAATGGGGACCGAGCGACCAATGCCGGCTACTCATCGAAATCGTCGGCGACTAGCCGTACTGTCCAGGGACGTTCCTGGTCAGCGTGAGTGCCGTGTGCGTCGCCATATCCAGCGCATCACGCCGACACAGGTCACAACCAGCGTCGCCACGAACAGCGCGGTCTTGACCGCGGTGAACACCGTGGCCGGCCATGCCAGCGGAGACGGCGCGCCGTTATGGCTTAGGGCCAGTAACGCGACGGTGATGTTCTCCAGCCCGTCCGCCAGGGCGACTGCCAGCGGCAGCAGGTACAGCGGCGCTCCGCCTCGGAACAGCCGGAACAGCAGGACTGCGAGCAGCAGGCCGTAGGAGGCCGGGAAGACAATGTCGATGGTGAGTGCGGTCGTCGCGTAGACGGCCCTTGCGCTCGCGTCGAGCCGGTCGAGGGCCTCGAACAGGGTTGCCGCTTCGTCCGGCGTGTACCAGCCCCGACTGTCCAGCAGGTCCAGTCCCGCCAGCCGCGCCTGGCGCCAAGCGAGACCACCCACGCACCCGACGACGCCGACCGAAGCTGCGACCGATATTCGCCAGGTCGCGCATCGCTCCACTGCCACGCCGATCGATGACGCCAGGCCCCGTCCCAGCCGACCTCCTGGCACGCCGTCGGGCATCCCTACGGCTCGGTTCTATCCACCGTGCGGGCGGTCCACCATCCTGCTACCAGGCCAGGCCTAGAGCGGCTGTGAGGAAACCGGTGAAGGGCGCGGCTACCCGGCAGGTGTCGGTGTAGAGGTCGATGAAGTCCGGGGCACACGTTTCCTCTTCCGAGAAGCTGGTGGTGGCCACGAACGACTTCAGCTTCAGGTAGTCGATCAGGGGATGGTCGGGGTCGAAGCCCCTCGGGGCGCGCTTCAGCGACTCGCCTTCAAGCGTGAAGGTGGAGGCGAAGTCCGGCTCCTCCACGATCCGAAGCCATTCATCCGGGTCCTCGACGATGGCCTCCCGGATCTTTCCGGCTGTGGCCGCGTTCGGCCTCCATATGCCGGCGCCGGCGAACACCGTGCCGGGTTCGAGGTGCAGGTAGAGCCCCGGCCCGTGTACATCCCGCCCAGCCTCGTGGCGGAAGTGGACACCGGCATTGGTCTTGTAAGGGGTTTTGTCCTTCGAGAAGCGGACGTCGCGGTAAATGCGGAACACCGACCCGCCGGACCTCCGGGCGTCGGCCACCATATGGGGGCTGATGCTCTCGAGCGGATCCTCGAAGTCGGTCACGAACCCGAGGAGGGGATCCTGGACGTCGGTCCGGTATCGCTGCCTGTTGGCCTGGAACCAGTCGCGCCGGTTGTTGACAGCCAGTTCCTCCAGGAAGTCGAACAGGGCCGGCGTGAAGTGGGACATGATGCTTCACGCTAGCGCTGGCCGGAGCAAGCTCATGATCCGGTCCAACACGGAGAAGGGAACTGTTCTCAGCGCTGCTCGGCGACGCCTGCAATGCAAGGGCGATGAGTTCAGAGGGTTTCACCCAGGAGTCGTCGCTCGACCGTTGTGTCGACTCCGCGAGCCTGTTTCCACTCCAGCCGTTGTTCGTTGTCACGGGGCGGAATACCGCGTTCGGCCAACCGTCGGGCGCCATCGGCCATCCTGGCCTGCGCCTCGGCGAGCGTGAGAACGGCCGGATCAGAGACCACCAACTCCACTCCCAGAGCGCGTGCTATCCGCGCCAGTGTGGAATACCTCGCATCCACCTTCCCCGCCTCGATACGGGACAGGTTCGGTTGCGCGATGCCAGTCATGGCCGAAAGCTGGGAATGGGTGATTCCCTTGGCCAACCGGGTCTCTCGTAACTGGTTGTACATGGTACTCCAATATAGCGCATGTGATATAACAGCCAGGCGGCTTGACGAACCCTGACGGACTCAGGAGGCCGACCAGGAGCGGATGCGTTCTACAGTGATCGCTATGGCGGGGCCGGGAGGGGGTTGGTCGGCATACACGGGATACTTCTCCGCCAGGATCTCGAGGGCGGTATCGCGGAGGGGGCCGTCGATCACGATCCGGGCCACCCCGTCCAGCCGGATCCACCAGAGCCGGTCCCAGTCGTCCTCGTAGTGATCCACCAGCACGGACACTTGCGGGTTGCTCTCGATGTTGCGGATCCGGCGCAGGCGCAGGGTGGTCTTCGGCTTGGCGTCAATAGCGGTGTAGATGAGGCCCTCCCGGTATGCGAACACGATGGGAACCAAGTGGGGCCGGCCGGCCCCATGGGTGGTTCCAAGAGTGGCCGACCGGGCATCGGAGAGGCGCTGCTTTATCCCTTCCGGTGAGAGGCGCATTGTTCCACCGGCCTTCGTGTAGAGGAAACCGTCCCCGAACAGTTTGCTGCGGCTCTCCGCACCCGGCAATTCCGTTTCCGGACTGCTCCCGAGTCGCTATCGTTCCCCCTTAGTCGTCACGGAGGCGGGAGAGGGTGTCCGAGGAATTCTTGTGGAAGGGCCGGCTCGGCCCGATGAACCTCCAGATTTCGGACACCACGTTCCGTCCTTCCACCATCTCGGCCTTGATCGCTCGCGAGCTTCGTATCCAGGAGGGCGAGGTGGCCATCGATGTCGGATGCGGATCGGGGGTGCTGTCGATCATCGCCGCCAAGCTCGGCGCCCGCCACGTACACGCCATCGACAAGAGCCCGGACGTGATCGAGGTGGGCCGCGCCAACGCCGAAGCCAACGACGTGGCCGATCGCATCACGTTCTACCAGGGCGACCTGTTCGAGCCCCTTGCCGACGATGTTCGAGCAGACGTGATCATCGGCGATGTGTCCGGTATCCCCGACACCCTGGCGGATGAGAGCGGATGGTTCCCGACCAGGGGCGGGGGCGGCACCCGGGGGAGCGAGCTTCCCATTCGCATGCTCGAGGAGGCAAGGCGCCGACTGAGCGCCGGCGGGCGCCTATTCCTGCCGACCGGATCCCTGCAGGATGAATCCTCCATCATCGAGGCCGCCAGGCGTCTCTACACCAAGGTGAGGAAGCTCACCGAGCGGGCCATACCCCTCCCGAGCAAGCTCGCCACCAGCCAGGTGCTTTCCGAGTTGGTGGAGCGCGGAGTGGTCCGGGTCAGCACCCGCGGCTCGCGGTCCATCTGGGAGGCCCGGGTGTGGGAGGTCTCGGGCGTCGCCTGAGGTCGTGGGCTCCCCGCCGGCCGCCGGTACCGGTCTCCCCCGCACGGTTGTCCGGCCGGCATCATGAGCCTCCGTGTCGGTGAGATCCTTGCCGCAATCGACCGGCGAGCGCCGTTCTCCTCCGCCGCCGAATGGGACGCGGTGGGTCTCCAGATCGGCGATCCGGAGCGGGAGGTCTCGACCATGGCGGTGGTCCATGAGCTCACCGGCAGGATCCTGGATGGGATCCTCTCATCCGGGGCGGAGCTGGTGGTCACCTATCACCCGCTGCTATTCCGCCCCCTCAGCTCGGTGACCGCCGTGCCCGGTGCGGAGGGACGGGTACTCGCCCTCGCGGAAGGGCGGGTGGCCGTCATTTCGGTCCACACCAACTGGGACGCGGCTGCCGGGGGAAGTTCGGATTCGCTGGCCGCTGCCCTGGAGATCCGGGACCCGGAGGGCTTCGCCTCCTCGATGACCGGCGCCGGGCACGAGATCTGGTTGGGCCGCTTCGGATCCTTCGGTGGCTCGGTGGGGGATCTTGCCGACCTCGTGCAAGCACGGCTCGGCGCCCGGCCCCGCCTCTCAGGCCCGCTCGACCGGGTCGTGCGCCGTGTGGCGGTGCTGCCCGGCTCTGGTGGCTCCCGAGTCGAGGACGCCGCCTGCGCCGGCGCTGATGCCTACGTCACCGGCGACGTCTCGCATCATGAGGCTCGGCGGGCGGCAGACTCGGGGATGGTGATGGTGGATGCAGGGCATGCCCCCACGGAGCGTCCCGGGGTACGAGCGCTCTACGATCTGGTGGCCGGAATAGCGCACATGCCCGTCGAATTGGTCGGGGGCGACGACAATCCGTGGGGACTCTGATGGAACGGCTGACCAGCTTCTCGGATCTGCTCGAACTGCAACAGGTGGATTCGCTCATCGACAAGCTACGGATTGACCGCCGCACGCTGCCCGAACTGGCCGAGCTCCGGGAGGCTGCGGTGGAGGCCGCGGCCACTGCCGCCGCCCACTCGGATGTGAACGACCGGCTGCGGGCCGTCGAGAGATCCACGGCCCGTGTCGAGGACGAGCTCACCATGACGGAGCAACGCGTTCGGGAGCAGGAGCGGCGCCTCTTCGCAGGGGCCATGAGCGCCCGGGAGGCAGACCATCTGCGCCATGAGGTCGGCAACCTCCGCAAACGGGTCTCCGTGATGGAGGACGAGTTGCTCGAGTTGCTCGAAGAGCGCGAGCGCCTGGACGCGGAAGAGGAGGCGGCGAGAGAGACGGCTACGGAGGCATCGGGGGTCGAGCGCCGCTTGGCAGCCCGGGTCGCCGAGCTCGAGGCGGCAATCGACGCGTCGCTGGCGCGGTACCGGCAACGGCAGGCCGAAATCGCGCCTGAGATCGACCGGGGGCTGCTCCGGAAGTACGTTCAGCTGAGGAAGCGTCGGGGTGGGGTGGTCGTAGGGGAGGTGGACGGAAGGGTCTGCGGCGCCTGCCATCTTCAGATGTCGGTGGCCGAGTACGAAGAGGTGGCGTCGGACAGCATCCCCCAATGCATCCACTGCGCCGCCATCCTGTGCCTCTGAAGCTCTGCTAGCGGGGCGATGATCTTCTGGCACCTGGGCGGAGCTGTATTCCTTTTCCGGCTGGCTTTCAAGGACTCTGACGCGGACCTCCGCTTCCTGGCGATCGGAGCGCTCCTGCCCGACGCAATCGAGTGGA carries:
- a CDS encoding DUF2461 domain-containing protein is translated as MSHFTPALFDFLEELAVNNRRDWFQANRQRYRTDVQDPLLGFVTDFEDPLESISPHMVADARRSGGSVFRIYRDVRFSKDKTPYKTNAGVHFRHEAGRDVHGPGLYLHLEPGTVFAGAGIWRPNAATAGKIREAIVEDPDEWLRIVEEPDFASTFTLEGESLKRAPRGFDPDHPLIDYLKLKSFVATTSFSEEETCAPDFIDLYTDTCRVAAPFTGFLTAALGLAW
- a CDS encoding helix-turn-helix domain-containing protein gives rise to the protein MYNQLRETRLAKGITHSQLSAMTGIAQPNLSRIEAGKVDARYSTLARIARALGVELVVSDPAVLTLAEAQARMADGARRLAERGIPPRDNEQRLEWKQARGVDTTVERRLLGETL
- a CDS encoding TIGR03668 family PPOX class F420-dependent oxidoreductase; amino-acid sequence: MPGAESRSKLFGDGFLYTKAGGTMRLSPEGIKQRLSDARSATLGTTHGAGRPHLVPIVFAYREGLIYTAIDAKPKTTLRLRRIRNIESNPQVSVLVDHYEDDWDRLWWIRLDGVARIVIDGPLRDTALEILAEKYPVYADQPPPGPAIAITVERIRSWSAS
- a CDS encoding 50S ribosomal protein L11 methyltransferase, whose protein sequence is MSEEFLWKGRLGPMNLQISDTTFRPSTISALIARELRIQEGEVAIDVGCGSGVLSIIAAKLGARHVHAIDKSPDVIEVGRANAEANDVADRITFYQGDLFEPLADDVRADVIIGDVSGIPDTLADESGWFPTRGGGGTRGSELPIRMLEEARRRLSAGGRLFLPTGSLQDESSIIEAARRLYTKVRKLTERAIPLPSKLATSQVLSELVERGVVRVSTRGSRSIWEARVWEVSGVA
- a CDS encoding Nif3-like dinuclear metal center hexameric protein, with protein sequence MSLRVGEILAAIDRRAPFSSAAEWDAVGLQIGDPEREVSTMAVVHELTGRILDGILSSGAELVVTYHPLLFRPLSSVTAVPGAEGRVLALAEGRVAVISVHTNWDAAAGGSSDSLAAALEIRDPEGFASSMTGAGHEIWLGRFGSFGGSVGDLADLVQARLGARPRLSGPLDRVVRRVAVLPGSGGSRVEDAACAGADAYVTGDVSHHEARRAADSGMVMVDAGHAPTERPGVRALYDLVAGIAHMPVELVGGDDNPWGL